The candidate division KSB1 bacterium genome includes a window with the following:
- a CDS encoding chloramphenicol acetyltransferase, whose translation MSFFKASLYLSLKAANEIEPFRYRIRENKVIVHELIDGGSTVLNEDETFSFSYFDYDPNFKKFEEKATKELERIAGQEKSVNPADERDDLIHYSMIPWISFTSFAHARKPGKEDSVPKIVFGKYTEQNDLIKMPVSVEVHHSLMDGIHVGKFFELFQVYLSAPEKFLST comes from the coding sequence TTAAGGCGTCTCTTTATTTATCTTTAAAAGCAGCAAATGAAATCGAACCGTTTCGTTACAGAATTCGAGAAAACAAAGTAATTGTGCATGAACTGATTGACGGCGGTTCCACGGTTTTAAACGAGGATGAGACCTTTAGCTTCAGTTATTTTGATTACGATCCAAATTTTAAAAAATTCGAAGAGAAGGCAACCAAAGAATTAGAACGGATCGCCGGTCAGGAAAAATCAGTCAACCCTGCAGATGAACGAGATGACCTCATTCACTACTCAATGATTCCCTGGATTTCTTTTACCAGTTTTGCCCATGCCCGCAAACCTGGGAAAGAGGATTCGGTTCCCAAAATCGTTTTCGGAAAATACACTGAACAAAATGACTTGATTAAAATGCCGGTTTCCGTAGAAGTTCATCATTCTTTGATGGACGGAATTCATGTTGGAAAATTCTTCGAGCTTTTTCAGGTTTATCTTAGTGCGCCTGAAAAGTTTTTGAGTACATGA